The window GGGAAGAGGAGCGGGATCAGGTCGCGGAGGAACTGGCGCCGCTTGTAGGCGGTGTGGCTGGCGAAGTGCTCGTCGTGGAGCGTCCTCAGGTACGCCCCGATCGTGTAGATCTGGATCTCCACCGGGAACAGGTACGGCGACGGGTCCGCCGGATCCTCCGCGAGGACGTCCACGATCGATTTCAGGACCTCGAAGCCGCTGGACGAGCTGGGGCCGAGCCGCTCGCGGTCCCGCCGTCCGGAAAGCGTGTCCACGCGGTCGCGCCACCTCAAGGGGCCCCCGAGGACCGAGAGGAGCCTCCGCTCGAGGGCGTACGCCTGCCGCCTTTCGCCGACGATGAACATGGCGCCCAGCATGTCCTCGACGGCGGAGGGGTGGGCGAGCCCACGCCGGATCATCTTGCTCAGGATCGAGCCTCCGCGCCCGCCCAGCGCCGGCCATCGCGCCTCCTCGGCCAGCGCGAGGAGGCCGTCCTCACCCTCGGTCGGGGGCGCGAGGTTCGCCTCGCGCTTGAACCGGGACCGGTAGTGGAACACCTCGATTGAGCCCTCGCCCTCCGAGGGCCGGAGCCGCCGGAGGTGAAACCCGTAGCATCGCGCGCCGGGGGCGGGGGAGATCCCGACCTCGAATCGCTCCGACCCGTCCTTGTCCCGCGACAGCCGGCAGCAGATCTCGACCTCCGCTCCCTCCTCCATTCCGCTCCAGAGGCCTTCCGACAGGGCGCTCTCGAAGCACTGCCGGTGGTGCGGGCCGTCGTGGACCGAACGGCAATGCTCGATGTCGAAGAGGAGCTTCCCGAGGTAGAGCTTCCGCTGGGCCTCGTAGCGGACCCTCGCGTCGGTCCCTTCGAACACCGCGTGAAAGAGATCGATCATCGCGTTGAGCCGGCGGGTCCTGGCCAGAGGCTCCAGGTGGCGCGACAGGGAGTCGGGGACCAGGCGGAGGAGATCGTCGAGGTAGAGGTCCGCGTCGCGATAGTGCGCCGCCATCGCCAGGGGTACCTGGGACGCGCTCCCGGCGGGACGGGCGTAGGAGGCGACCATGCGTCCCGAGGCGTCCGGCTCCCGGAGGAGCTTGCGCCAGACCGAGAGCCACACCCGCGCGAGCCCCGGATCGTGGCTCGGCAGGCGGGGATCGAGCAGCGGGTGGGTCCGGTAGGCCTGAGGGACCTCGGGGGACCGGGCCGCGGCCTGGACCATCGCCTACCCTCCACCGCGTCGACCTTAGCGCCTCGCCGGGAGCGCCGTCAACACGGCGGATCCTGCGTCCGCCCGCGAGTTCGTGGTACGCTCCAAGATTCACGATGGACGACGAGGGCGATGGCATCGCCCCATGCGAAAAGGAGAGGCAGCATGGCGACCGTGACGCTGAAGGGAAACCCGATCCACACCAGCGGCAGCCTGCCGGCGGTGGGTAGCAAGGCTCCGGATTTCCGGCTGGCCGGCGGCGACCTCAAGGACGTCTCCCTGGCTTCGTTCAAGGGAAAAAAGAAGGTGCTGAACATCGTTCCCAGCCTCGACACTTCGGTCTGCGCCACCTCGACCCGCAAGTTCAACGAGACGGCGGGGAGCCACCCGAACGCGGTGGTGCTGATCGTGTCCGCCGACCTCCCGTTCGCGGCGGGGCGGTTCTGCACCGCCGAGGGGCTCAAGAACGTGGTGCCGCTCTCCCTGATGCGCGGGCGGCAGTTCGCGAAGGACTACGGCGTCCTGATCACCGACGGGCCTCTCGAGGGGATCACGGCGCGCGCGGTGGTCGTGCTCGACGAGAGCGACAAGGTCGTGCACACCGAGCTGGTCCCGGAGATCGGCCAGGAGCCGAATTACGACGCGGCACTCGCGGCGCTGAAATAAGGAGCGTGTCGCCAGCACCGGCGCGGGTCGCTCAGCGCGGCGACGGGGATCAGAACGACCCTGAACGCGTTGGGGATGTGGGCGGAGGCCCATTCGTAGAGGCGATCGAGCGGGGCGTTCACCTGCCGACCTCCTGGAGCGCCCCGCGGTTGCGCTCAGCCGCGGTCCGCGGGGAGGAACGGAGCGAGCCCGTCGAGGAACGACGGCCGGGCGAGGGTGATCTTGAGCTCCTCGCGGGTCCTTTCGCCGAGGATCCTGCGGTTCGCGCCGCGGCGGCCGTCGTCGGCCCGCGCGCCGTCCTCGGGGAGCCGGCCCGGCGGTATCCCGAGCCGCGAGGCGATCGCGGCGACGACGTCGCGGCGGCGGGCGGGGTGGGCGTCGGTCGCGTGGTAGATCGCGCCCGAGCGTCCCCGGTCCATCGCCGCGATCACGGTCGCCACCGCGTCGTCGACATGGCACCAGTTCATCCAGGCGTCGTCGCCGGGACCGAGGGCGAGGACGAAGGTGCGGACCCTTTCGATGACCCCGGTGCGTCCGGGGCCGTAGAGACCCGAGAGTCGGACGATGCGGGTGGGTACACCCGTCCGGGCCGCGTCGAGCACGAGCCGCTCCGCCTCCGCGAGCACCTCCGCGGTGGGTCCGGCCGGAGCGGGCGGTGTCATCTCGTCGACGTCGCTGCCGTCTCGCTGCCCGAAGACCCCGGTGGAGCCGGTGTACACGAAGGCCTGAAGCGCAAGGCGTCTCGATGCCTCGAGGAGGTTGCCCGTCGCCTCGACGTAGGCGGAGCGGTAGGCCTCCACCGAATCGCCGCGCGCCGACTGGCAGGCGACGATCGCCTCGACGCTGACGGGAATCGCGCGCACGGAGTGCCAGTCCGCGAGGTCCAGGAACAGCGGCTCGATGCCGAGGCCGCGAAGCTCGGGTCCGGCCGAGGCCGTGCGGCGCACGCCGGTCACCCGGTCTCCGCGCGCGACGAGCGCGCGCCCGAGAGCCATCCCGAGCCACCCGCATCCAGCGACCAGGACGTGCATCGGAATGAGGGTACCACGCTCGCGGCGTGACGGAACCGCCCCTGGGGCCTATCATTAA is drawn from Terriglobia bacterium and contains these coding sequences:
- the tpx gene encoding thiol peroxidase — its product is MATVTLKGNPIHTSGSLPAVGSKAPDFRLAGGDLKDVSLASFKGKKKVLNIVPSLDTSVCATSTRKFNETAGSHPNAVVLIVSADLPFAAGRFCTAEGLKNVVPLSLMRGRQFAKDYGVLITDGPLEGITARAVVVLDESDKVVHTELVPEIGQEPNYDAALAALK
- a CDS encoding NAD-dependent epimerase/dehydratase family protein is translated as MHVLVAGCGWLGMALGRALVARGDRVTGVRRTASAGPELRGLGIEPLFLDLADWHSVRAIPVSVEAIVACQSARGDSVEAYRSAYVEATGNLLEASRRLALQAFVYTGSTGVFGQRDGSDVDEMTPPAPAGPTAEVLAEAERLVLDAARTGVPTRIVRLSGLYGPGRTGVIERVRTFVLALGPGDDAWMNWCHVDDAVATVIAAMDRGRSGAIYHATDAHPARRRDVVAAIASRLGIPPGRLPEDGARADDGRRGANRRILGERTREELKITLARPSFLDGLAPFLPADRG